The following are encoded in a window of Arvicanthis niloticus isolate mArvNil1 chromosome 1, mArvNil1.pat.X, whole genome shotgun sequence genomic DNA:
- the Slc25a45 gene encoding solute carrier family 25 member 45 isoform X1, whose amino-acid sequence MPVEEFVAGWISGAVGLVLGHPFDTVKVRLQTQNTYQGIVDCVVKTYRHESVLGFFKGMSFPIASVALVNSVLFGVYSNTLLTLTATSHQERRTQPPSYTNIFIAGCTGGLLQAYCLAPFDLIKVRLQNQTEPKMQIGSSTPRYRGPVHCAASILREEGPQGLFRGSWALVLRDTPTLGMYFVTYEGLCRQYTPEGQNPSSATVLVAGGFAGIASWITATPFDVIKSRMQMDGLKGRKYGGMLDCMASSFRQEGIGVFFKGMTLNSARAFPVNAATFLSYEYLLRLWR is encoded by the exons ATGCCTGTGGAAGAGTTTGTGGCTGGCTGGATCTCTG GAGCCGTGGGCCTGGTCCTGGGACACCCATTTGACACTGTAAAG GTGCGGTTACAGACCCAAAACACTTACCAGGGCATTGTGGACTGCGTAGTCAAGACTTACCGCCATGAGTCA GTCCTGGGCTTCTTCAAGGGAATGAGTTTCCCCATTGCCAGTGTAGCCCTGGTCAACTCCGTCCTGTTTGGAGTGTACAGCAACACACTGCTGACTCTAACAGCCACTTCCCATCAGGAGCGACGGACCCAGCCACCCAGCTACACAAACATTTTCATAGCAGGTTGTACTGGGGGCCTCCTGCAG GCTTACTGCCTGGCTCCTTTTGACCTCATCAAAGTCCGTCTGCAAAACCAGACAGAGCCAAAGATGCAGATAGGAAGCTCTACACCTCGGTACCGGGGGCCTGTGCACTGTGCAGCTTCCATCTTGAGAGAAGAAGGACCCCAGGGTCTGTTCAGAGGATCCTGGGCCCTGGTATTGAGAGACACTCCTACGCTGGGAATGTACTTTGTCACCTATGAAGGACTATGTCGCCAGTACACACCAGAAGGCCAGAATCCCA GTTCAGCCACAGTTCTGGTGGCAGGGGGCTTTGCAGGCATAGCCTCCTGGATCACAGCCACCCCCTTTGATGTGATCAAGTCCCGGATGCAAATGGATGGGCTGAAGGGGAGAAAGTACGGAGGGATGCTAGACTGTATGGCAAGCAGCTTTCGGCAGGAGGGGATAGGGGTCTTTTTCAAGGGCATGACACTCAACAGTGCCCGTGCCTTTCCTGTCAATGCTGCCACCTTCCTTAGCTATGAGTACCTGCTGCGTTTGTGGAGATGA
- the Slc25a45 gene encoding solute carrier family 25 member 45 isoform X2, whose protein sequence is MSFPIASVALVNSVLFGVYSNTLLTLTATSHQERRTQPPSYTNIFIAGCTGGLLQAYCLAPFDLIKVRLQNQTEPKMQIGSSTPRYRGPVHCAASILREEGPQGLFRGSWALVLRDTPTLGMYFVTYEGLCRQYTPEGQNPSSATVLVAGGFAGIASWITATPFDVIKSRMQMDGLKGRKYGGMLDCMASSFRQEGIGVFFKGMTLNSARAFPVNAATFLSYEYLLRLWR, encoded by the exons ATGAGTTTCCCCATTGCCAGTGTAGCCCTGGTCAACTCCGTCCTGTTTGGAGTGTACAGCAACACACTGCTGACTCTAACAGCCACTTCCCATCAGGAGCGACGGACCCAGCCACCCAGCTACACAAACATTTTCATAGCAGGTTGTACTGGGGGCCTCCTGCAG GCTTACTGCCTGGCTCCTTTTGACCTCATCAAAGTCCGTCTGCAAAACCAGACAGAGCCAAAGATGCAGATAGGAAGCTCTACACCTCGGTACCGGGGGCCTGTGCACTGTGCAGCTTCCATCTTGAGAGAAGAAGGACCCCAGGGTCTGTTCAGAGGATCCTGGGCCCTGGTATTGAGAGACACTCCTACGCTGGGAATGTACTTTGTCACCTATGAAGGACTATGTCGCCAGTACACACCAGAAGGCCAGAATCCCA GTTCAGCCACAGTTCTGGTGGCAGGGGGCTTTGCAGGCATAGCCTCCTGGATCACAGCCACCCCCTTTGATGTGATCAAGTCCCGGATGCAAATGGATGGGCTGAAGGGGAGAAAGTACGGAGGGATGCTAGACTGTATGGCAAGCAGCTTTCGGCAGGAGGGGATAGGGGTCTTTTTCAAGGGCATGACACTCAACAGTGCCCGTGCCTTTCCTGTCAATGCTGCCACCTTCCTTAGCTATGAGTACCTGCTGCGTTTGTGGAGATGA